In Paraburkholderia phenazinium, one DNA window encodes the following:
- a CDS encoding pyridoxal-phosphate-dependent aminotransferase family protein: MSTTTSTPVPCPDVESLDAILPEEPLLMMGAGPVPIPAAVAKANTVVINHLGSTMVKVIGQVKTMARYVFQTRSKWVLGVAGPGSAAMEMAISNLAWTGTRVLSIKNGFFSERMAEMGRRVGAEVATLDVADRTVASLDQVAEAIRRERPEIVTIVQGETSNTVVNHHLKDIAALAKAAGALVIVDAVCTLSTMPLEMDAWGIDAVITGGQKGLSSIPGVSLIAFSDAAWERVKRRTAPNAHWCLDASLAENFWHNAGYHYTAPVSGVLALHEALRLVCAETLEKRFARHLKCSVALQEGITALGLQLYTPQACRLNSVVGIEVPQGLSPGDICGHISRHHQVEISGSFGLPIVRIGQMGEQCREHNLFRTLHALGRTVLDLGVAVDLPAGVAALEKSLSGGARSVTAR; the protein is encoded by the coding sequence ATGTCCACCACTACTTCCACACCCGTTCCCTGTCCGGACGTCGAATCGCTCGACGCCATCCTCCCCGAAGAACCGCTGTTGATGATGGGCGCCGGCCCGGTGCCGATTCCCGCCGCTGTCGCCAAGGCCAATACGGTGGTGATCAATCACCTTGGAAGTACGATGGTGAAGGTGATCGGTCAGGTGAAGACCATGGCGCGTTACGTGTTCCAGACCCGCTCCAAGTGGGTGCTCGGCGTGGCGGGCCCAGGCTCGGCGGCGATGGAAATGGCGATCTCCAATCTGGCCTGGACGGGCACGCGTGTGCTGAGCATCAAGAATGGCTTTTTCAGCGAACGGATGGCGGAGATGGGCCGGCGCGTCGGCGCCGAGGTGGCGACGCTCGACGTAGCGGATCGCACGGTGGCAAGTCTCGATCAGGTGGCCGAAGCGATCCGCCGCGAGCGGCCGGAGATCGTCACGATCGTGCAGGGCGAGACCTCCAACACGGTGGTGAATCATCATCTGAAAGACATTGCGGCGTTGGCGAAGGCGGCCGGCGCGCTGGTGATCGTCGACGCCGTGTGCACGCTCAGCACGATGCCGCTGGAAATGGACGCGTGGGGTATCGACGCGGTGATTACCGGCGGCCAGAAAGGACTGTCGTCGATTCCCGGCGTGTCCCTGATCGCGTTCTCGGATGCCGCATGGGAGCGGGTGAAGCGCCGCACGGCGCCGAATGCGCACTGGTGTCTCGACGCGTCGCTGGCGGAGAATTTCTGGCACAACGCGGGCTATCACTACACGGCGCCGGTGTCGGGCGTGTTGGCCTTGCATGAGGCGCTGCGCCTCGTGTGCGCGGAGACGCTCGAGAAGCGCTTCGCGCGGCATCTGAAGTGTTCCGTGGCGCTGCAGGAAGGCATCACGGCGCTTGGTCTGCAGCTCTACACACCGCAGGCGTGTCGGCTGAACTCGGTAGTCGGCATCGAGGTTCCGCAGGGCCTGAGCCCCGGCGATATCTGCGGGCACATCTCGCGGCATCATCAGGTGGAGATATCGGGCTCGTTTGGTTTGCCGATCGTGCGGATCGGGCAGATGGGCGAGCAATGCCGCGAACACAACCTGTTCCGGACGCTGCATGCGCTGGGCCGGACCGTACTGGATCTGGGTGTGGCCGTCGATTTGCCCGCGGGTGTGGCGGCGTTGGAAAAGTCGCTGTCGGGCGGAGCGCGTAGCGTGACGGCGCGCTAG
- a CDS encoding LysR family transcriptional regulator has product MNQIHAMRVFVRVAETESFRRAAQQLAVSNALVTRSIATLEAHLKTRLINRTTRNLALTEAGTRYLEGCRGLLEELDRLENALADSESEPGGTLRLVASGALSLLSLTPLLDGFRRQYPKVKVRLTLTDRHVDLIEDGYDVGLVTGFVAPSQDLVERPIGTHALVVCAAPGYLAEQGVPHTPEQLALHAFIALPAEQPNSTWHFTGPGRRTEEVTLQPVYSVNSAMMLRLGVLAGMGVAILPWQMVADDLAAGTLTRIMDDHRVDDPDLKVSIVYPNRQFLPAKTRTFVTHTLEHFSRSVASADAAAVPAAAQTPLPVAGEMSTSLHALRDA; this is encoded by the coding sequence ATGAACCAGATTCACGCAATGCGAGTTTTCGTCCGGGTGGCCGAAACGGAAAGTTTCCGCCGCGCCGCGCAACAACTCGCGGTATCGAATGCGCTCGTCACGCGCTCCATCGCCACGCTCGAAGCCCATCTGAAAACGCGGCTGATCAATCGCACCACCCGCAATCTCGCCCTGACGGAGGCCGGCACACGCTACCTCGAAGGTTGTCGCGGGCTGCTCGAAGAACTCGATCGGCTGGAAAACGCCCTTGCCGACAGCGAGTCCGAGCCGGGCGGCACGCTGCGGCTCGTCGCCTCCGGTGCGCTCTCGCTGCTCTCGCTGACCCCGCTGCTCGACGGTTTCCGCCGCCAATACCCGAAGGTCAAGGTGCGGCTCACGCTGACCGACCGGCATGTGGATCTGATCGAGGACGGTTACGACGTCGGCCTCGTCACCGGCTTCGTCGCGCCCAGCCAGGATCTGGTCGAACGGCCTATCGGCACGCATGCGCTAGTGGTATGCGCCGCGCCCGGCTATCTCGCGGAGCAAGGTGTGCCGCACACGCCGGAACAACTCGCCCTGCACGCGTTCATCGCGCTGCCGGCGGAGCAGCCCAACAGCACCTGGCATTTCACCGGACCGGGCCGGCGCACCGAAGAGGTCACGCTGCAACCGGTCTACTCCGTCAACAGCGCGATGATGCTGCGGCTGGGCGTGCTGGCCGGCATGGGCGTCGCGATCCTGCCGTGGCAAATGGTGGCCGACGACCTGGCAGCGGGCACCCTGACACGCATCATGGACGATCACCGGGTCGACGACCCGGACCTCAAGGTGTCGATCGTCTATCCGAATCGCCAGTTCCTGCCGGCCAAAACGCGCACCTTCGTCACCCATACGCTCGAGCATTTCAGCCGGAGCGTTGCGAGCGCGGACGCCGCCGCCGTGCCGGCAGCGGCGCAAACACCGCTACCGGTGGCCGGCGAGATGAGCACCAGCCTGCATGCGCTACGGGACGCTTAA
- a CDS encoding DUF6900 domain-containing protein, with translation MSNTIYDERLELLRTISTDILGIDQLEQTGKLTKDLRIVHIEDLTHALEAAYDAGLMVGHRVARGGNDDTRSIDEIFFP, from the coding sequence ATGAGCAACACCATCTACGACGAACGTCTTGAGTTACTGCGGACGATTTCCACCGACATCCTCGGCATCGATCAGCTCGAGCAGACTGGCAAGCTGACGAAGGACCTGCGCATTGTCCACATCGAGGATCTGACCCATGCGCTCGAAGCCGCCTACGATGCGGGCCTGATGGTGGGGCATCGCGTGGCGCGCGGCGGCAATGACGACACCCGCTCGATCGACGAAATTTTCTTTCCTTGA
- the aspT gene encoding aspartate-alanine antiporter, with product MIGELLRSQPEIALFASLALGYFIGSFKIGPIQLGGVCGTLIVALLLGQTGARLAPDLKNIAFALFIFALGFTGGPQFFANIGRGWRYGLLSIVEIVSVLLLVMTAVFALRLDAGTAAGLLAGAATESAVIGTASESIGRLGLAEAETARLQANIVTAYSVSYLFGLITIVLFTSQFAPLLLRVNLREEAERVWRKLGGDGALDEGQRMGALALVSRVFRVGPAAGLAIEALEQRYGCNLTVEQVDRDGARLALEPHLLLAAGDIALVAGRREAVVAAGPAIGTEVSDARFGALAAERVNVVLTRREAHGMTVAQLREQATPEQGRGVYIAAVTRLETTVPALPGTELNRGDVLTLVGAKADVERGARQLGYVLPATQKTDFVYLGLGVLLGMAIGHLGGRVGGVSIALGTGGGCLLSGLLFGWIRSRHPLIGSLPSAAAQILKDFGLATFIAAVGLSAGPDAIRLVREYGIALPVVGILMVLIPGLLSLWIGRMFLKLETPMLLGAIAGQQCSTPAISALVGVTGNSTPVIGYTITYALSNILLPLMGPVVVGLAGKFG from the coding sequence ATGATCGGCGAATTGCTCAGGTCGCAACCGGAAATCGCGCTGTTTGCGAGCCTTGCTTTAGGCTATTTCATTGGCTCATTCAAGATTGGACCGATCCAGCTTGGCGGGGTCTGCGGCACGTTGATCGTGGCGTTGCTATTGGGCCAAACCGGCGCCCGGCTTGCGCCCGACCTGAAAAACATTGCCTTTGCCCTGTTTATTTTTGCGCTCGGTTTCACCGGCGGCCCGCAGTTCTTCGCCAATATCGGCCGGGGCTGGCGCTACGGCTTGCTGTCGATTGTCGAAATCGTTTCGGTGCTGCTGCTCGTGATGACCGCGGTGTTCGCGCTGCGTCTCGATGCCGGCACGGCGGCCGGCCTGCTGGCGGGCGCCGCGACGGAGTCGGCGGTGATCGGCACGGCGTCGGAATCCATTGGCAGGTTGGGCCTCGCCGAGGCCGAAACCGCGCGTCTGCAGGCCAACATCGTGACGGCCTATAGCGTCAGCTACCTGTTCGGCCTGATCACCATCGTGCTGTTTACCAGCCAGTTCGCGCCGCTGCTGCTGCGCGTCAATTTGCGCGAGGAAGCCGAGCGCGTGTGGCGCAAGCTGGGCGGCGACGGCGCGCTCGACGAAGGCCAGCGCATGGGCGCGCTTGCGCTGGTGAGCCGGGTGTTTCGCGTCGGCCCGGCGGCGGGGCTCGCGATCGAAGCGCTCGAACAGCGCTATGGCTGCAACCTGACGGTCGAGCAGGTGGACCGGGACGGCGCGCGTTTGGCGCTCGAACCGCATCTGCTGCTGGCTGCCGGCGATATCGCACTGGTCGCCGGGCGGCGCGAGGCGGTGGTGGCGGCCGGCCCGGCAATCGGCACGGAAGTGTCCGACGCGCGCTTCGGCGCGCTGGCCGCCGAGCGCGTGAACGTGGTCCTGACGCGGCGCGAGGCGCACGGCATGACCGTCGCGCAGCTGCGCGAACAGGCCACGCCGGAACAAGGGCGCGGCGTCTATATCGCTGCCGTGACGCGGCTCGAGACGACGGTGCCGGCCTTGCCGGGCACCGAACTGAACCGCGGCGACGTGCTGACCCTCGTCGGCGCCAAGGCCGACGTGGAACGCGGCGCGCGCCAGCTTGGTTACGTGCTGCCCGCGACCCAGAAGACCGATTTCGTCTATCTCGGGCTGGGGGTGTTGCTCGGCATGGCCATTGGGCATCTGGGCGGCCGCGTCGGCGGCGTTTCGATTGCGCTCGGCACCGGCGGCGGTTGCCTGCTGTCGGGGCTGCTGTTCGGCTGGATCCGCTCGCGCCATCCGCTGATCGGCTCGCTGCCTTCCGCCGCCGCGCAAATCCTGAAGGACTTCGGCCTTGCAACGTTTATCGCCGCGGTCGGCCTGTCGGCGGGGCCGGACGCGATCAGGCTGGTGCGCGAGTACGGCATCGCGTTGCCGGTCGTCGGGATTCTCATGGTGCTGATTCCAGGGCTGCTGTCGCTGTGGATCGGCCGTATGTTTCTCAAGCTCGAAACCCCCATGCTGCTCGGCGCGATTGCCGGGCAGCAGTGCAGCACGCCGGCTATCAGCGCGCTCGTCGGCGTGACCGGCAATTCGACGCCGGTCATCGGTTACACGATCACCTATGCGCTTTCCAACATCCTGCTGCCGTTGATGGGGCCAGTGGTGGTGGGGTTGGCCGGCAAGTTCGGCTAG
- a CDS encoding MFS transporter, with amino-acid sequence MSADTATPRSEFATTLQIIPVVFFTFICYLTIGIPLAVLPGYVHDDLGFSAIVAGAAISVQYLATLASRALAGRSADTLGPKRTVAIGLIGCGTSGVMLLLAVLCGHWPGLSLTLLVLSRLVLGFGESLCGTGAILWGIGRVGVSHNARVISWNGIATYGALAIGAPLGVAIAHLVGYAALGIVVIALAALGYYLARHIAPVPVVHGERMSYRSVFMRVLPHGIGLALGSAGFGSIATFITLFYAARHWPNAALSLTVFGTLFIGARLLFANTIKTYGGFRVAIASFSFECVGLLMLWLAPEPHFALAGAALTGFGFALVFPALGVEAVGLVPPASRGAALSAYSVFLDLSLGITGPLAGYIAGAFGYGSVFLFAAAASAAAVVLSTMLYLRNARVPNAPAAT; translated from the coding sequence ATGTCCGCCGACACCGCTACACCGCGCAGCGAATTTGCGACCACCCTGCAGATCATTCCGGTCGTTTTTTTCACGTTTATTTGTTATCTGACCATCGGCATTCCGCTCGCGGTGCTGCCTGGCTATGTCCACGACGACCTGGGCTTCAGCGCGATCGTCGCCGGGGCGGCGATCAGCGTGCAGTACCTGGCCACCCTCGCCTCGCGCGCGCTGGCCGGCCGCTCGGCCGACACGCTCGGTCCGAAGCGGACCGTCGCCATTGGACTGATCGGCTGCGGCACGAGCGGCGTGATGCTGCTGCTCGCCGTGCTGTGCGGGCACTGGCCGGGTCTCAGCCTGACGCTGCTGGTGTTGAGCCGGCTGGTGCTCGGTTTCGGCGAGAGCCTGTGCGGGACCGGCGCCATTCTGTGGGGGATCGGCCGCGTGGGGGTGTCGCACAACGCGCGCGTGATCTCGTGGAACGGCATTGCCACTTACGGCGCGCTGGCGATCGGTGCGCCGCTCGGCGTGGCGATTGCGCATCTGGTCGGCTATGCGGCGCTCGGCATCGTGGTGATCGCACTGGCCGCGCTTGGCTACTACCTCGCGCGGCACATCGCGCCGGTGCCTGTCGTACATGGCGAACGCATGTCGTATCGCAGCGTGTTCATGCGCGTGCTGCCGCACGGCATCGGACTCGCGCTCGGTTCGGCTGGCTTCGGCTCGATCGCGACCTTCATCACCCTGTTCTACGCCGCACGGCATTGGCCGAACGCAGCCCTGTCGCTGACCGTGTTCGGCACGCTGTTTATCGGCGCGCGCCTGCTGTTCGCCAATACCATCAAGACGTATGGCGGCTTTCGGGTGGCGATTGCGTCGTTTTCGTTTGAATGCGTGGGCTTACTGATGCTCTGGCTCGCGCCCGAGCCGCACTTCGCGCTGGCCGGCGCCGCGTTGACCGGCTTCGGCTTTGCCCTCGTGTTTCCGGCGCTCGGCGTCGAAGCGGTCGGCCTCGTGCCGCCGGCCAGCCGCGGTGCGGCGTTGTCCGCGTACTCGGTGTTTCTGGATCTGTCGCTGGGGATTACCGGGCCGCTCGCCGGCTATATCGCAGGTGCGTTCGGCTACGGCTCGGTGTTCCTGTTTGCGGCGGCGGCCTCCGCGGCCGCGGTGGTGCTGTCGACCATGCTGTACCTGCGCAACGCCCGCGTGCCGAACGCGCCGGCCGCGACCTGA
- the aspT gene encoding aspartate-alanine antiporter translates to MDWLHSIFHKSPEIALFLSLAVGYYVGQINFGKFQLGGVGGSLLAAVVISQFGVTIDNGVKSVMFAVFIYAVGYDSGPGFFNSLNRKTLREIAMAIFLAVSALITVVVCAKLFHLNKGLAAGLAGGALTQSAIIGTAGDAIARLSLPADEIKSLQSDVAIAYAVTYVFGSLGAIIVCVNILPKFMGQGLREASIEAEKELSAGSSSSLGAGQIRALPELVGRAYKIDVSAGKTVKAVETQHQDMLTIERIRRDGQNLEPTPDLTLQLNDEVLVIGRREAVVAFGANGSEIANVDDIGVVMQTREGVFTRKGMNHTTIAAAREVVDRDVRHGVYIQGAKRAGQPLPILPETKLEHGDVITFYGSPKDTKRAVDAAGYELPYSNKTDFIYMGVGLVLGLLIGLIVVNVAGIPLTLGSGGGCLLAGLLFGWMRGKHPMYGVLPSAASQLLKDFGLAAFVAVVGLNSGLQAVVTVKQSGMTIFLLGVFVTLFPLLLTMLFGRYVLGYKNAAILAGALSGSRSANPAFGGVLDKAESAVPTVPFAITYAIANVALTLLGPLVVGLV, encoded by the coding sequence ATGGACTGGCTACATAGCATTTTTCATAAGTCACCTGAGATCGCGTTGTTTCTCTCTCTGGCAGTCGGCTATTACGTCGGCCAGATCAATTTCGGCAAATTCCAGCTAGGCGGGGTGGGCGGCTCGCTACTTGCCGCTGTCGTGATCAGCCAGTTCGGCGTCACGATCGACAACGGCGTGAAGTCGGTGATGTTCGCCGTCTTCATTTACGCGGTCGGTTACGACTCGGGACCGGGCTTCTTCAACTCGCTCAACCGCAAGACGCTGCGTGAAATCGCCATGGCGATCTTCCTTGCGGTGTCCGCGCTGATCACTGTGGTGGTGTGCGCGAAGCTGTTCCACCTCAACAAGGGACTCGCGGCAGGACTGGCCGGCGGCGCGCTGACGCAGTCGGCGATCATCGGCACGGCGGGCGACGCGATCGCGCGACTCAGCCTGCCCGCCGACGAGATCAAGTCGTTGCAGTCCGACGTGGCTATCGCTTATGCGGTGACCTATGTGTTCGGCTCGCTCGGCGCGATCATCGTCTGCGTGAACATCCTGCCGAAGTTCATGGGGCAGGGCTTGCGAGAGGCGTCGATCGAGGCGGAGAAGGAGCTGTCCGCCGGTTCGTCGTCGTCGCTGGGAGCGGGGCAAATTCGTGCGTTGCCCGAACTGGTGGGACGTGCCTACAAGATCGACGTAAGCGCCGGAAAAACGGTCAAGGCAGTCGAGACGCAGCATCAGGACATGTTGACCATCGAGCGCATCAGGCGCGACGGTCAGAACCTCGAGCCGACACCCGATCTGACGTTGCAACTCAACGACGAAGTGCTGGTGATCGGCCGCCGCGAAGCTGTGGTCGCATTCGGCGCGAACGGCAGTGAGATCGCCAACGTGGACGACATTGGCGTCGTGATGCAGACCCGCGAAGGCGTGTTCACCCGCAAAGGCATGAACCATACGACGATCGCCGCTGCACGCGAAGTCGTGGATCGAGACGTGCGTCATGGCGTGTATATCCAGGGCGCGAAGCGTGCCGGCCAGCCGCTGCCCATCCTGCCGGAGACCAAGCTCGAACACGGCGACGTGATCACCTTCTACGGCTCGCCGAAAGACACCAAACGTGCCGTGGATGCGGCCGGCTACGAGCTGCCGTACAGCAACAAGACCGACTTCATCTACATGGGTGTGGGTCTGGTGCTTGGGCTGCTGATCGGCCTGATCGTGGTGAATGTGGCGGGGATTCCGCTCACGCTCGGCTCGGGCGGCGGCTGCCTGCTCGCCGGCCTGCTGTTCGGCTGGATGCGCGGCAAGCATCCCATGTACGGCGTGTTGCCGTCGGCGGCCTCGCAGTTGCTGAAAGACTTCGGGCTGGCTGCGTTCGTCGCGGTGGTGGGCCTGAACTCCGGACTGCAGGCCGTGGTGACGGTCAAGCAGAGCGGCATGACGATCTTCCTGCTGGGCGTGTTCGTCACGCTGTTCCCGCTGCTGCTGACGATGCTGTTCGGCCGCTATGTCCTCGGCTACAAGAACGCCGCGATTCTGGCCGGCGCGCTGTCCGGTTCGCGCAGCGCGAACCCGGCTTTCGGCGGCGTGCTCGACAAGGCGGAAAGCGCCGTGCCCACCGTGCCGTTCGCGATTACCTATGCGATTGCGAATGTGGCGCTGACGCTGCTCGGGCCGCTTGTCGTGGGTCTTGTCTAA
- a CDS encoding bifunctional aspartate transaminase/aspartate 4-decarboxylase, translating to MAKGKSETEQDKLAALSPFELKDELIKAAGGGAVERAANVSMLNAGRGNPNFLATIPRHGFWQLGLFAMRESERSFAYMPEGVGGFPRREGLTERFDLFLRENKGVPGIDFLRGAISYVRDQLGLSAGDFLYEMCEGILASNYPVPDRMLKLSEIIVGQYLRREMIGKYPFVGEFDIFAVEGGTAAMTYIFNTMRENRLIKPGDTIALGMPIFTPYIEIPRLNDYQLNVVNLEATVESGWQYSKKELDKLRDPKVKAFFLVNPSNPPSVKINDESLEYIADIVKERPDLILLTDDVYGTFADEFVSLFALAPKNTILVYSYSKYFGATGWRLGTIATHRDNVLDKLLAELPKDVKKELHTRYESITTEPDKLKFIDRLVADSRTVALNHTAGLSTPQQVQMVLFSLFSLMDTPDAYKNALKRLIRKRKQALYEEVGISFEDDDPNQVDYYTILDIEFLGERMFGRKFVEWLLKNTEPSELLFRLAREARVVLLPGKGFGTQHPSGRVSLANLNESDYRQIGRAMRKLIEEYVERYNKETGSKLDRHAVK from the coding sequence ATGGCAAAAGGCAAAAGCGAAACCGAACAGGACAAGCTGGCAGCACTCAGCCCGTTCGAACTGAAGGATGAACTGATCAAGGCCGCTGGCGGCGGGGCGGTCGAGCGTGCCGCCAACGTTTCGATGCTCAACGCCGGCCGCGGCAACCCGAACTTTTTGGCGACCATCCCGCGCCATGGTTTCTGGCAACTGGGCCTGTTCGCGATGCGCGAATCGGAGCGCTCGTTCGCCTACATGCCGGAGGGCGTGGGCGGTTTCCCACGCCGCGAGGGGCTCACGGAACGCTTCGACCTGTTCCTGCGCGAAAACAAAGGTGTGCCAGGCATCGACTTCCTGCGCGGCGCCATCTCGTACGTGCGCGACCAACTGGGTCTTTCGGCGGGCGACTTCCTGTACGAGATGTGCGAAGGCATCCTTGCTTCGAACTATCCGGTGCCGGACCGCATGCTCAAGCTCTCGGAGATCATTGTCGGCCAGTATTTGCGCCGCGAGATGATCGGCAAGTATCCGTTTGTCGGCGAGTTCGACATCTTCGCAGTGGAAGGCGGCACTGCGGCGATGACCTACATCTTCAACACGATGCGCGAAAACCGGCTCATCAAGCCGGGCGATACGATCGCGCTCGGCATGCCGATCTTCACGCCGTACATCGAGATTCCGCGTCTGAACGACTATCAGCTCAATGTCGTGAATCTCGAAGCGACGGTGGAAAGCGGCTGGCAGTATTCGAAGAAGGAACTCGACAAGCTGCGCGATCCGAAGGTGAAGGCGTTCTTCCTCGTCAATCCGAGCAATCCGCCCTCGGTGAAGATCAATGACGAGAGCCTTGAATATATCGCCGACATCGTCAAGGAGCGCCCGGACCTGATCCTGCTCACCGACGACGTGTACGGCACCTTCGCCGACGAATTCGTGTCGCTGTTCGCGCTGGCGCCGAAGAACACGATTCTCGTGTACTCCTATTCGAAGTACTTCGGGGCGACCGGCTGGCGTCTCGGCACGATCGCCACGCATCGCGACAACGTGCTCGACAAGCTGCTGGCCGAGTTGCCGAAGGACGTGAAGAAGGAGTTGCACACGCGGTACGAGTCGATCACCACGGAACCGGACAAGCTGAAGTTCATCGACCGTCTGGTGGCGGACAGCCGCACTGTCGCGCTGAATCACACGGCCGGTCTATCGACGCCGCAGCAGGTGCAGATGGTGCTGTTCTCGCTGTTCTCGTTGATGGATACGCCGGATGCGTACAAGAACGCGTTGAAGCGGCTGATTCGCAAGCGCAAGCAGGCGTTGTACGAGGAGGTGGGCATTTCCTTCGAGGACGACGATCCGAATCAGGTCGACTACTACACGATTCTCGACATCGAGTTTCTCGGCGAGCGGATGTTCGGCCGCAAGTTCGTGGAATGGCTGCTCAAGAATACGGAGCCGAGCGAGTTGCTGTTTCGCCTCGCGCGCGAGGCACGCGTGGTGCTGTTGCCGGGCAAGGGCTTCGGCACGCAGCATCCGTCGGGCCGGGTGTCGCTCGCCAACCTCAACGAGTCCGACTATCGCCAGATTGGCCGTGCAATGCGCAAGCTGATCGAGGAGTACGTCGAACGTTACAACAAGGAAACCGGCAGCAAGCTGGACAGGCATGCGGTGAAGTGA
- the xdhA gene encoding xanthine dehydrogenase small subunit has protein sequence MTQPIRFYHRNAIREIANAPVTRTVLQYLREDAHCTGTKEGCAEGDCGACTVVVGERDEAGGVNFKAVNACIQFLPTLDGKALFTVEDLRQPDGSLHPVQEAMVECHGSQCGFCTPGFVMSMWSLYEKHGHEQSCANRTVPSRDDISNALTGNLCRCTGYRPIVDAAVRMFEAPAPKAPVDLAALSAKLATLKRGETFHYEFAGQQFDAPRTVAALAQIKAAQPATRILAGSTDIGLWVTKQMRELGNIVYVGQIEALRRIEVSDEWIEIGAGVSVEAAYEEIAKHYPELTEMWKRFASLPIRNAGTLGGNIANGSPIGDSMPGLIALGAHVVVRGGEIEREMPLEDLYLAYQKKDMAEHEFVVGLKVPTRTGVRQNLQFRTYKLSKRFDSDISAVCAAFSFIADGDTIREPRIAFGGMAATSKRATHAETVLRDAEWHEATAQAAMIALGNDYAPLSDMRATSNYRLEAAKNTLYRFWLETRPHNPLPKSALDVRAVQAACANA, from the coding sequence ATGACCCAGCCGATTCGCTTCTACCACCGCAACGCGATCCGCGAGATCGCGAATGCGCCCGTCACCCGCACCGTGCTGCAGTACCTGCGTGAAGATGCCCACTGCACCGGCACCAAGGAAGGGTGCGCCGAAGGCGACTGCGGCGCGTGCACGGTCGTGGTCGGCGAGCGCGACGAAGCGGGCGGCGTGAACTTCAAGGCGGTCAACGCCTGCATCCAGTTCCTGCCTACCCTGGACGGCAAGGCGCTGTTCACGGTCGAGGACCTGCGCCAGCCGGACGGCTCGCTGCATCCGGTGCAGGAGGCGATGGTCGAATGCCACGGCTCGCAGTGCGGGTTCTGCACGCCGGGTTTCGTGATGTCGATGTGGTCGCTGTACGAAAAGCACGGCCACGAACAGAGCTGCGCCAACAGGACGGTGCCCTCGCGCGACGACATCAGCAATGCCCTGACCGGCAACCTGTGCCGTTGCACCGGCTACCGGCCGATCGTCGACGCGGCGGTACGCATGTTCGAAGCGCCGGCTCCGAAGGCGCCGGTCGACCTCGCCGCGCTGTCGGCGAAGCTCGCCACGCTCAAGCGCGGCGAGACCTTCCACTACGAATTCGCCGGCCAGCAGTTCGACGCGCCGCGCACGGTCGCCGCGCTCGCGCAGATCAAGGCGGCCCAACCGGCCACCCGCATCCTCGCCGGCAGCACCGATATCGGCCTGTGGGTCACCAAGCAGATGCGCGAGCTGGGCAATATCGTCTATGTCGGCCAGATCGAAGCCTTGCGGCGCATCGAGGTCTCCGACGAGTGGATCGAGATCGGCGCGGGCGTGAGCGTCGAGGCGGCCTACGAGGAGATCGCGAAGCACTATCCCGAACTGACGGAGATGTGGAAGCGCTTCGCCTCGCTGCCGATCCGCAATGCCGGCACGCTCGGCGGCAACATTGCCAACGGCTCGCCGATCGGCGATTCGATGCCCGGCCTGATCGCACTCGGCGCGCATGTGGTGGTGCGCGGCGGCGAGATCGAACGCGAAATGCCGCTCGAAGACCTGTACCTCGCGTATCAGAAGAAGGACATGGCCGAGCACGAGTTCGTCGTCGGACTGAAGGTGCCTACGCGCACCGGCGTGCGCCAGAACCTGCAGTTCCGCACCTATAAGCTCTCGAAGCGCTTCGATTCGGACATCTCGGCGGTGTGCGCGGCGTTCTCGTTCATTGCCGACGGCGACACGATCCGCGAACCGCGCATTGCTTTCGGTGGCATGGCCGCGACCTCGAAGCGCGCGACGCACGCTGAAACCGTGCTGCGTGACGCCGAATGGCACGAAGCCACCGCGCAGGCGGCGATGATCGCGCTCGGCAACGACTACGCGCCATTGAGCGACATGCGCGCCACCAGCAACTATCGCCTCGAGGCGGCGAAGAACACGCTGTATCGCTTCTGGCTGGAGACCCGGCCGCACAATCCGCTGCCCAAATCCGCGCTCGACGTGCGCGCGGTGCAGGCCGCCTGCGCGAACGCCTGA